In Aegilops tauschii subsp. strangulata cultivar AL8/78 chromosome 3, Aet v6.0, whole genome shotgun sequence, one genomic interval encodes:
- the LOC109749988 gene encoding uncharacterized protein — protein sequence MRVLPSPPLASHPRQPSSPAALAGRRWSPSSPAVLVAGCSPCRPASLQASPMQTDAFLRDMADISKKEFAELVVDGSNYLTWAMDVKINLTAKGLNSATEYLMEESPLTLWNSLMERYDQQRAVMLPEAQRKWALVRFQDFKSVAAYNSAVHKINSKLRFCNSAVSDADLIEKTLSTFHPSMRILAEQYRRQKYKKYSELIYSLLQAEKHNELLEQNNLARPTGTMPLPELHFNSKNTQRFNGSKKNHRTFNGKWKRNEKQNKYGVKKGKGSFKKNERASNTSCFRCGCKEHIAKKCDTSKHLVELYQQSLGKGKKAQGNQYEAHFTGNEDGTPTVDGSRDDSPNMDNQEQNQQVEDPILDVDDMLVEFGSTDIYGDQI from the exons ATGCGTGTTCTCCCGTCACCGCCTCTCGCCAGCCATCCTCGCCAGCCGTCCTCGCCGGCCGCCCTCGCCGGCCGCCGCTGGTCGCCGTCCTCGCCGGCCGTCCTAGTCGCCGGCTGCAGCCCTTGCCGGCCGGCCTCGTTGCAGGCTTCACCCATGCAAACAGATGCATTCCTGCGG GATATGGCTGACATATCTAAAAAAGAATTTGCTGAACTTGTCGTCGATGGTTCCAACTATTTGACATGGGCAATGGATGTCAAAATCAATTTGACAGCCAAGGGACTCAATTCCGCT ACAGAGTATCTGATGGAGGAGAGCCCTCTGACACTCTGGAACTCCTTAATGGAGAGGTATGATCAACAAAGGGCGGTGATGTTGCCTGAAGCGCAACGGAAATGGGCGCTAGTCCGATTCCAAGACTTCAAGTCTGTAGCTGCATACAATTCTGCTGTTCATAAGATCAACTCCAAGTTGAGATTCTGCAATAGTGCAGTTTCTGATGCTGATCTTATTGAAAAGACACTCTCTACTTTCCATCCTTCTATGAGGATACTTGCTGAACAGTATCGTCGGCAAAAGTATAAGAAGTATTCTGAGTTGATTTACTCGTTGCTTCAGGCAGAGAAGCACAATGAGCTTCTTGAGCAGAACAATTTGGCTCGTCCAACCGGAACGATGCCTCTGCCTGAATTGCACTTCAACTCTAAGAATACTCAAAGGTTCAATGGTTCCAAAAAGAACCATAGGACATTCAATGGAAAGTGGAAGCGTAATGAGAAGCAGAATAAGTATGGAGTCAAAAAGGGCAAAGGTTCTTTCAAGAAGAATGAAAGGGCTAGCAACACTAGTTGCTTCAGGTGTGGTTGTAAGGAACATATTGCAAAGAAGTGTGACACTTCGAAGCATTTGGTGGAATTGTACCAACAGTCACTTGGAAAGGGCAAGAAGGCTCAGGGGAACCAGTATGAAGCACACTTCACTGGCAATGAAGATGGCACCCCTACGGTTGATGGTTCTCGAGATGATTCTCCGAACATGGACAACCAGGAGCAGAATCAGCAAGTGGAAGATCCAATACTAGATGTCGATGACATGCTAGTGGAATTTGGTTCTACTGACATATATGGAGACCAGATTTAG